The following proteins come from a genomic window of Novosphingobium aromaticivorans DSM 12444:
- a CDS encoding FkbM family methyltransferase, with translation MTNDVAAPGQDSLIRGYRPEALPLRLLRRELRDLQTHFPAIRAAKFDFYNMATRRLGLFADAEIRLLSRLAPVGLALDVGGNWGQSVVALQRYARPQRIVTVEPIPFLAERLRRKYPPGGSVEVLEMGLGLDRGQQLIHVPRYRGYVYDGIASLDREAAAAWLDPRRMARFSPAHLTIDTHEVKVERLDALGIAPDVIKIDVQGFEGQVIAGGIRTIAAHKPVVIVERPSEAVVAALARLGLAAHGWNGRKLVAGDLTRNNAIFLGPQHKALLG, from the coding sequence TTGACCAATGACGTCGCCGCCCCCGGACAGGACAGCCTGATCCGGGGGTATCGGCCCGAAGCCCTGCCGCTTCGCCTGCTGCGCCGCGAACTGCGCGACCTGCAGACCCACTTCCCGGCGATCCGCGCGGCGAAGTTCGACTTCTACAACATGGCGACGCGACGGCTGGGCCTGTTCGCCGACGCCGAGATCCGGCTGCTTTCACGGCTGGCGCCGGTCGGCCTCGCGCTCGATGTCGGGGGAAATTGGGGCCAGAGCGTCGTTGCCCTGCAACGCTACGCCCGCCCGCAGCGCATCGTCACGGTCGAGCCCATCCCCTTTCTAGCGGAACGCCTTCGCAGGAAGTATCCGCCCGGCGGCTCTGTGGAAGTGCTGGAGATGGGGCTCGGGCTGGACCGGGGCCAACAGCTTATCCACGTGCCGCGCTATCGCGGATACGTCTACGACGGGATCGCCTCGCTCGACAGGGAAGCAGCAGCCGCGTGGCTCGATCCGCGCCGCATGGCACGCTTTTCGCCGGCGCACCTCACCATCGATACGCACGAGGTGAAGGTCGAGCGGCTGGACGCGCTCGGCATTGCGCCAGATGTCATCAAGATCGACGTCCAGGGCTTCGAGGGACAGGTTATCGCCGGCGGGATAAGAACCATCGCGGCCCACAAGCCAGTGGTGATCGTGGAGCGCCCTTCCGAAGCGGTCGTCGCGGCTCTGGCAAGGCTGGGCCTTGCGGCGCACGGTTGGAACGGACGAAAGCTCGTGGCGGGCGACCTCACGCGAAACAACGCGATCTTCCTTGGCCCGCAGCACAAGGCGCTGCTCGGCTAG
- a CDS encoding DUF3237 domain-containing protein: protein MTIALEHATDLVVELSPPREMGECPPGTRRIIPIVGGTASGPLLSGRILPIGADWQTVLAGGIADLDARYAIEMADGAVIEVVSQGIRHASAEVHARIASGEQVDPSEYYMRTAIRLETGHPAHDWVNRALFLAKGGKVGNTVRLSVYKVG, encoded by the coding sequence ATGACCATCGCACTCGAACACGCGACCGACCTTGTCGTGGAGCTTTCGCCCCCGCGCGAGATGGGCGAATGTCCGCCCGGCACCCGGCGAATCATTCCGATCGTTGGTGGTACGGCCAGCGGCCCGCTCCTGTCCGGCCGCATCCTGCCCATCGGGGCGGACTGGCAGACCGTGCTGGCGGGCGGAATCGCCGACCTGGACGCGCGCTATGCCATCGAGATGGCCGATGGCGCGGTGATCGAGGTCGTGAGCCAGGGCATCCGCCACGCCTCGGCCGAAGTCCACGCCCGCATTGCCTCGGGCGAACAGGTCGATCCGTCCGAATACTACATGCGCACCGCGATCCGCCTCGAGACCGGGCACCCCGCCCACGACTGGGTCAATCGTGCGCTGTTCCTCGCAAAGGGCGGCAAGGTCGGCAACACGGTACGGCTGTCGGTCTACAAGGTGGGCTAG
- a CDS encoding flavin-dependent oxidoreductase — translation MSQDKVLIAGGGIGGLALALTLHQIGVECTVFESVRELRPLGVGINLQPNAVRELEDLGIGEAEMDKVGIPAREWALVGLNGREIYAEPRGKLAGYNWHQYAVHRGEFHMMLYRTVIERLGPDAVRLGRKVTGYRKEADGSVVALVEGADGERSEVPGRLLIGADGIHSSVRAQMHPGQPPIRWGGTIMWRGTAKGVPIRTGSSFVGLGTSRHRVVLYPISHPDEHGLSDINWIAEQTYDTDHDWTKSGWFRPVELSEFAHEFDGFVYDWLDLPELLAKSDVAYENPMIDRDPLPTWVDGPVALIGDAAHPMYPTGSNGASQAIMDARMLGRILIERGVTSEALNTFDEEFCGPIGQVAMRNRGAGPFGLLNMVDERCGGQFEDIDAVIPADERSAFMLAYKQAAGFAKDRLNAAPRTIPEGARVTREPA, via the coding sequence ATGTCGCAGGATAAAGTGCTGATTGCCGGTGGCGGCATCGGAGGACTCGCGCTTGCGCTGACGCTCCACCAGATCGGCGTCGAATGCACCGTGTTCGAAAGCGTGCGCGAGCTTCGCCCGCTTGGCGTCGGCATAAATCTCCAGCCCAATGCGGTGCGCGAACTGGAAGACCTCGGCATCGGCGAGGCCGAGATGGACAAGGTCGGCATTCCCGCCCGCGAGTGGGCGCTGGTCGGCCTCAACGGGCGCGAGATATATGCCGAGCCGCGCGGCAAGCTCGCCGGCTACAACTGGCACCAGTATGCGGTCCATCGCGGCGAATTCCACATGATGCTCTATCGCACGGTGATCGAGCGGCTGGGCCCGGATGCGGTGCGCCTGGGACGGAAGGTTACGGGGTATCGCAAAGAGGCCGACGGTTCGGTTGTCGCGCTTGTCGAAGGTGCAGATGGCGAACGTTCGGAAGTGCCGGGCAGGCTGCTGATCGGCGCCGATGGCATCCATTCGTCGGTTCGCGCGCAGATGCACCCCGGGCAGCCGCCTATCCGATGGGGCGGCACAATCATGTGGCGCGGGACGGCCAAGGGCGTGCCGATCCGCACCGGCTCCTCGTTCGTCGGCCTTGGCACCAGTCGTCACCGCGTCGTGCTCTACCCGATCTCGCACCCTGACGAGCACGGTCTCTCGGACATCAACTGGATCGCCGAGCAGACATACGACACCGATCATGACTGGACGAAGTCCGGCTGGTTTCGCCCGGTCGAACTGTCTGAATTCGCCCACGAATTCGATGGCTTCGTCTATGATTGGCTCGACTTGCCCGAACTTCTCGCCAAGTCGGATGTCGCCTACGAGAATCCGATGATCGACCGCGATCCGCTTCCCACCTGGGTCGATGGCCCGGTGGCGCTGATCGGCGATGCGGCGCACCCAATGTATCCCACCGGCTCCAACGGCGCCTCGCAGGCGATCATGGATGCGCGGATGCTGGGCCGCATCCTCATTGAGCGGGGCGTGACGAGCGAAGCGCTGAATACCTTCGACGAGGAGTTCTGCGGACCGATCGGTCAGGTCGCCATGCGCAACCGTGGCGCCGGTCCGTTCGGCCTGCTCAACATGGTGGACGAGCGCTGCGGCGGCCAGTTCGAGGATATCGACGCGGTCATCCCCGCCGACGAGCGCAGCGCCTTCATGCTCGCCTACAAGCAGGCGGCGGGGTTCGCCAAGGACCGTCTCAACGCCGCGCCGCGCACCATACCCGAAGGCGCCCGCGTCACCCGGGAGCCTGCATGA
- the rpiB gene encoding ribose 5-phosphate isomerase B yields the protein MRIAIASDHAAVDLKSTLREYLIDLGHEVADLGPETADRVDYPDYGYKLASVVAEGIADFGVALCGSGIGISIAVNRNPACRCALVSEPLSAALAREHNDANVIAMGARLTGEDMAKACLDAFLSTEFGGGRHAGRVEKLSNPAI from the coding sequence ATGCGTATCGCCATCGCTTCCGATCACGCCGCCGTCGACCTCAAGTCGACACTGCGCGAATACCTGATCGATCTCGGCCACGAAGTTGCCGACCTCGGGCCGGAAACCGCCGACCGCGTCGACTACCCCGATTATGGCTACAAGCTTGCTTCGGTCGTGGCCGAGGGTATCGCCGACTTCGGTGTCGCGCTTTGCGGATCGGGCATCGGCATCTCGATCGCGGTGAACCGCAACCCGGCCTGCCGCTGCGCACTGGTATCCGAACCGCTTTCGGCGGCGCTTGCCCGCGAACACAACGATGCGAACGTCATCGCGATGGGCGCGCGGCTTACCGGCGAGGACATGGCGAAGGCCTGCCTCGACGCTTTCCTTTCCACCGAATTCGGCGGAGGCCGCCATGCGGGCCGCGTCGAAAAGCTTTCCAATCCCGCGATCTGA
- the glyA gene encoding serine hydroxymethyltransferase, with translation MTTATAAPEIRKAGFFTEHLETADAEVFAAIRGELKRQQTKIELIASENITSLAVLEATGSVFTNKYAEGYPGKRYYGGCEYADVVENLAIERAKKLFGCNFANVQPNSGSQMNQAVFLALLQPGDSFMGLDLNSGGHLTHGSPVNMSGKWFKPIPYGVRADDHLIDMDEVARLARENKPKLIIAGGTAYSRVWDFKRFREIADEVGAWLLVDMSHFSGLVAGGAHPSPFPHAHVVTSTTHKSLRGPRSGIILTNDEDLAKKFNMAVFPGMQGGPLVHVIAAKAVAFGEALRPEFKAYAAQIVANARALAEAVKDAGLSVVSGGTDNHLMLVDLSAKDVTGKAAEKGLDRAWLTCNKNGVPFDKRSPFVTSGIRLGTPAGTTRGFREEEFRKIGALIGEVVDGLARNGEEGDGQVEQRVRDRVAELCAQFPIYPEL, from the coding sequence ATGACCACTGCCACCGCAGCGCCGGAAATCCGTAAAGCCGGCTTCTTCACCGAACATCTCGAGACCGCAGACGCCGAAGTCTTCGCCGCGATCCGTGGCGAGCTGAAGCGCCAGCAGACCAAGATCGAACTGATCGCGTCCGAGAACATCACCAGCCTGGCCGTGCTTGAAGCGACCGGTTCGGTCTTCACCAACAAGTACGCCGAAGGCTATCCGGGCAAGCGCTACTACGGCGGCTGCGAATATGCAGACGTGGTCGAAAACCTCGCGATCGAGCGCGCGAAGAAGCTGTTCGGCTGCAACTTCGCCAACGTCCAGCCCAACTCGGGCAGCCAGATGAACCAGGCCGTGTTCCTCGCGCTGCTTCAGCCTGGCGACAGCTTCATGGGCCTCGACCTCAATTCGGGCGGCCACCTGACGCACGGTTCGCCGGTCAACATGAGCGGCAAGTGGTTCAAGCCGATCCCCTATGGCGTGCGCGCCGACGATCACCTGATCGACATGGACGAGGTTGCCCGCCTTGCCCGCGAGAACAAGCCCAAGCTGATCATCGCAGGCGGCACTGCATATTCGCGCGTGTGGGATTTCAAGCGCTTCCGCGAGATCGCCGATGAAGTGGGCGCCTGGCTGCTGGTCGACATGTCGCACTTCTCCGGCCTCGTCGCTGGCGGTGCGCACCCCTCGCCCTTCCCGCACGCCCATGTCGTGACCAGCACGACGCACAAGTCGCTGCGCGGTCCGCGTTCGGGCATCATCCTGACCAACGACGAGGATCTGGCGAAGAAGTTCAACATGGCGGTGTTCCCCGGCATGCAGGGCGGCCCGCTAGTCCACGTGATCGCGGCAAAGGCGGTCGCGTTTGGCGAAGCGCTGCGTCCTGAATTCAAGGCCTATGCCGCGCAGATCGTCGCCAACGCCCGCGCGCTGGCCGAAGCGGTCAAGGACGCCGGCCTTTCGGTCGTCTCGGGTGGGACCGACAACCACCTGATGCTGGTCGATCTTTCTGCCAAGGACGTGACGGGCAAGGCCGCCGAGAAGGGGCTCGACCGCGCCTGGCTGACCTGCAACAAGAACGGCGTCCCCTTCGACAAGCGCTCGCCCTTCGTCACGTCGGGCATCCGCCTCGGCACCCCGGCGGGCACGACGCGCGGTTTCCGCGAGGAAGAGTTCCGCAAGATCGGCGCACTGATCGGTGAAGTGGTCGATGGCCTTGCACGCAACGGCGAAGAGGGCGATGGTCAGGTGGAACAGCGCGTGCGCGACCGTGTCGCCGAGCTTTGCGCGCAGTTCCCGATCTATCCGGAGCTTTGA
- the nrdR gene encoding transcriptional regulator NrdR produces the protein MRCPFCAHDNSQVKDSRPSEDNTSIRRRRQCEGCGARFTTFERVQLREVVVVKSGERREPFDRSKIEQSVALACRKRPVNQERLDQLVSGIQRQIETMGDAEVASKVIGEMVMEGLRQLDSVAYIRFASVYRDFTEARDFEEFASSVQEMSVHEVSGGE, from the coding sequence ATGCGTTGCCCATTCTGCGCCCATGACAACAGCCAGGTAAAGGACAGCCGGCCGAGCGAGGACAACACCTCGATCCGCCGGCGCCGCCAGTGCGAGGGTTGCGGGGCACGCTTCACCACCTTCGAGCGCGTCCAACTGCGCGAAGTCGTGGTGGTGAAGAGCGGTGAGCGCCGGGAACCGTTCGACCGCTCCAAGATCGAGCAGTCGGTCGCGCTTGCCTGTCGCAAGCGTCCGGTCAACCAGGAGCGGCTGGACCAGCTCGTTTCCGGCATCCAGCGCCAGATCGAAACGATGGGCGACGCGGAAGTGGCGTCGAAGGTCATCGGCGAAATGGTGATGGAAGGTCTGCGCCAGCTCGATAGCGTGGCCTATATCCGCTTCGCCAGCGTCTATCGCGACTTCACAGAAGCACGCGACTTTGAGGAGTTCGCCAGCAGCGTGCAGGAAATGAGCGTGCACGAGGTTTCAGGCGGTGAATGA
- a CDS encoding RNA methyltransferase codes for MNEAEGAARHPVIVLVRPQLGENIGKAARAMLNFGLAEMRLVSPRDGWPNPSAGPAAAGADIVLERAQVFPTLAEAVADCSHVYATTVRKRGVTKPVLTPEQAARDIVSASGRSAIIFGPERSGLETDDVALARAIVTVPINPEFGSLNLAQAVILCAYEWSKHVDLVQPTVEDMLPPAPQEEFEGMFEQLCTMLEPRGYFEPESRAASTRRTLRTMLTKPGWNHLEVRTMRGVLSALRRKPGSRPGDSTD; via the coding sequence GTGAATGAGGCAGAAGGCGCCGCGCGCCACCCGGTAATCGTCCTGGTTCGGCCGCAGCTTGGCGAAAACATCGGCAAGGCCGCGCGCGCAATGCTCAACTTCGGCCTTGCCGAGATGCGCCTCGTCTCGCCGCGCGATGGCTGGCCCAATCCTTCCGCCGGCCCCGCCGCGGCAGGCGCGGACATTGTGCTTGAAAGGGCCCAGGTCTTCCCGACGCTTGCCGAAGCCGTTGCCGATTGCAGCCACGTCTATGCCACGACAGTCCGCAAGCGCGGCGTGACGAAGCCGGTGCTGACACCCGAACAGGCCGCCAGGGACATCGTTTCCGCGTCGGGGCGCAGCGCGATAATCTTCGGGCCTGAACGTTCGGGCCTCGAGACCGATGACGTGGCGCTGGCCCGTGCGATCGTGACCGTGCCGATCAATCCGGAGTTCGGATCGCTCAACCTCGCGCAGGCGGTGATCCTGTGCGCCTACGAATGGTCGAAGCACGTCGATCTCGTGCAGCCGACCGTGGAGGACATGCTGCCCCCTGCGCCGCAGGAGGAGTTCGAGGGCATGTTCGAACAACTCTGCACGATGCTGGAACCGCGCGGTTACTTCGAACCGGAGAGCCGCGCCGCGTCCACCCGCCGCACGTTGCGCACCATGCTGACCAAGCCGGGCTGGAACCATCTGGAAGTCCGCACCATGCGCGGCGTGCTTAGCGCTTTGCGCCGGAAGCCGGGCTCCCGCCCCGGCGATTCGACGGACTAG
- a CDS encoding chorismate mutase, translating to MEAIDQQILFLLSQRFGLAREHDQVALQNDDARTAQLASIRRKAFELGIPVSLVTDFWDRMLDASAAMREQARKT from the coding sequence GTGGAGGCGATCGACCAGCAGATACTTTTTCTGCTTTCCCAAAGGTTTGGTCTGGCGCGCGAGCATGATCAAGTTGCTCTGCAAAACGACGACGCCCGGACGGCGCAACTTGCCTCGATTCGTCGCAAGGCCTTCGAGCTCGGCATCCCCGTCAGTCTTGTGACCGATTTCTGGGACCGGATGCTCGATGCTTCTGCCGCGATGCGTGAACAGGCCAGAAAAACCTAG
- the rpsD gene encoding 30S ribosomal protein S4 yields the protein MSKRKASKYKIDRRLGENIWGRPKSSVNRRSYGPGQHGQRRKSKVSDFGIQLRAKQKLKGYYGDVTEKQFKRTYQEASKMKGDTGQNLIGLLEQRLDMVVYRAKFAPTIFSARQVVSHGHIYVNGVKCNIASRRVRPGDVVSLGKKAKEMALIAEAQALPEREVPDYVAADGDKVTFTRVPTLDEVPYPVKMEPNLVVEFYSR from the coding sequence ATGTCGAAGCGCAAGGCATCGAAGTACAAGATTGACCGCCGCCTTGGCGAGAACATCTGGGGCCGTCCCAAGTCGTCGGTGAACCGTCGTTCGTACGGTCCCGGCCAGCATGGCCAGCGTCGCAAGAGCAAGGTGTCGGACTTCGGCATCCAGCTCCGCGCCAAGCAGAAGCTCAAGGGCTACTACGGCGACGTGACCGAAAAGCAGTTCAAGCGCACCTACCAGGAAGCGTCGAAGATGAAGGGCGACACCGGTCAGAACCTGATCGGTCTGCTCGAGCAGCGCCTCGACATGGTCGTCTACCGCGCCAAGTTCGCGCCGACGATCTTCTCGGCCCGCCAGGTCGTGTCCCACGGCCACATCTACGTCAACGGCGTGAAGTGCAACATCGCCTCGCGTCGCGTGCGCCCCGGTGACGTGGTCAGCCTCGGCAAGAAGGCCAAGGAAATGGCCCTGATCGCCGAAGCCCAGGCCCTGCCCGAGCGCGAAGTTCCCGACTATGTCGCCGCCGACGGCGACAAGGTGACCTTCACCCGCGTTCCGACGCTGGACGAAGTGCCCTATCCGGTGAAGATGGAACCGAACCTGGTCGTCGAATTCTATTCGCGCTGA
- the tgt gene encoding tRNA guanosine(34) transglycosylase Tgt yields the protein MTRFSFKIHATDGKARTGAIQMMRGEIRTPAFMPVGTAATVKAMKVEDVRASGADIILGNTYHLMLRPGAERVARLGGLHKFMGWDRPILTDSGGYQVMSLSDLRKITEEGVTFASHLDGSRHLLSPERSMEIQRLLGSDIVMCFDECPRADQPREVIARSMEMSMRWARRSRDAFDAGGEHAERSALFGIQQGALDEGLRKTSADALTDIGFDGYAIGGLAVGEGQEAMFATLDFAPQQLPADRPRYLMGVGKPDDLVGAVERGVDMFDCVLPTRSGRNGQAFTWNGPLNMRNARHAEDTGPLDERCPCPTCTKYSRAYLHHLHKSGEMLGAMLLTEHNLWFYQQLMAGMRAAIAEGRFAAFAADFRRDYFAR from the coding sequence ATGACCCGTTTTTCGTTCAAGATCCACGCCACCGACGGCAAGGCCCGTACCGGTGCCATCCAGATGATGCGCGGCGAGATTCGCACGCCTGCGTTCATGCCGGTTGGTACCGCCGCCACCGTCAAGGCGATGAAGGTCGAGGACGTGCGGGCTTCGGGTGCGGACATAATCCTCGGCAACACCTATCACCTGATGCTGCGCCCAGGGGCCGAGCGCGTCGCGCGGCTTGGCGGTCTGCACAAGTTCATGGGTTGGGACCGCCCGATCCTTACCGACAGCGGCGGCTATCAGGTGATGAGCCTGTCCGACCTGCGCAAGATCACCGAGGAGGGGGTGACCTTCGCCAGCCACCTCGACGGCTCGCGCCACCTGCTCAGCCCGGAACGGTCGATGGAGATCCAGCGCCTGCTCGGCTCCGACATCGTCATGTGCTTCGACGAATGTCCGCGAGCCGATCAGCCGCGCGAGGTGATCGCGAGGTCGATGGAAATGTCGATGCGTTGGGCGAGGCGCAGCCGCGACGCGTTCGACGCGGGCGGGGAACATGCGGAACGCTCCGCACTCTTCGGCATCCAGCAGGGCGCTCTCGACGAAGGGTTGCGCAAGACCAGCGCCGATGCGCTGACCGACATCGGGTTCGATGGCTATGCGATCGGAGGCCTTGCTGTGGGCGAGGGGCAGGAGGCGATGTTCGCCACGCTCGATTTCGCGCCCCAGCAGCTACCCGCTGATCGGCCGCGCTATCTCATGGGTGTCGGCAAGCCCGACGACCTGGTGGGCGCGGTGGAGCGCGGCGTCGACATGTTCGATTGCGTCCTGCCGACGCGTTCCGGGCGCAATGGCCAGGCCTTCACCTGGAACGGCCCACTGAACATGCGCAACGCCCGCCATGCCGAGGACACCGGCCCGCTCGACGAACGTTGCCCGTGCCCGACCTGTACGAAGTACAGCCGGGCATACCTGCATCACCTGCACAAGTCGGGCGAGATGCTTGGGGCCATGCTGCTGACCGAACACAACCTGTGGTTCTACCAGCAGCTCATGGCTGGGATGCGCGCGGCGATTGCCGAAGGTCGGTTCGCCGCCTTTGCCGCTGACTTCCGCCGCGACTACTTCGCGCGTTAG
- a CDS encoding TSUP family transporter, with amino-acid sequence MLEPAHLDLWFYPALTLVAVLTGFIDAVAGGGGLVMMPVLLTTGLPPHVVLGTNKVQSMCGTAMATWRYHRAGLFSFRASAPTAAVVFLGAMAGSLAIQRLSADVLKLVVPVLLIAVALYTVLSPNMSDHDRHGHLSERGYVPVGAGVGFYDGFFGPGAGQFFATTLVGLRGLGLTRATGLTKYLNVTSNLASVIVFTIGGQAMWILGLCMGAGAMTGAWIGSHYATKFGAKVIRPLLVVVSIGLTVRLVWGWFST; translated from the coding sequence ATGCTCGAACCTGCACATCTCGACCTGTGGTTCTATCCGGCCCTGACCCTCGTCGCGGTCCTGACAGGCTTCATCGACGCGGTGGCGGGCGGCGGCGGGCTGGTGATGATGCCGGTCCTGCTGACCACGGGCCTGCCGCCGCACGTGGTGCTTGGCACCAACAAGGTCCAGTCGATGTGCGGAACGGCAATGGCCACATGGCGCTATCACCGCGCCGGCCTGTTCAGCTTTCGTGCAAGCGCGCCCACGGCTGCCGTGGTCTTCCTCGGCGCCATGGCGGGGTCGCTCGCGATCCAGCGCCTCAGCGCCGATGTCCTGAAGCTGGTCGTCCCGGTCCTGCTGATCGCGGTAGCACTCTACACCGTGCTCTCCCCCAACATGAGCGACCACGACCGCCACGGGCATCTGAGCGAGCGGGGCTATGTCCCGGTCGGCGCAGGGGTCGGCTTCTACGACGGCTTCTTCGGTCCGGGCGCTGGCCAGTTTTTCGCGACGACGCTCGTCGGGCTGCGCGGGCTTGGCCTCACGCGGGCGACCGGCCTGACCAAGTACCTCAACGTCACCAGCAACCTGGCCAGCGTGATCGTGTTCACCATCGGCGGCCAGGCCATGTGGATACTCGGCCTGTGCATGGGCGCCGGCGCCATGACCGGCGCGTGGATCGGCTCGCACTACGCCACCAAGTTCGGCGCAAAGGTCATCCGCCCTTTGCTCGTGGTGGTAAGCATCGGGCTGACGGTGCGGCTGGTGTGGGGCTGGTTTTCGACCTAG
- a CDS encoding cytochrome P450: protein MIPAHVPADRVVDFDIFNPPGVEQDYFAAWKTLLDGPGLVWSTANGGHWIAARGDVVRELWGDAERLSSQCLAVTPGLGKVMQFIPLQQDGAEHKAFRTPVMKGLASRFVVALEPKVQAVARKLMESLRPRGSCDFVSDFAEILPLNIFLTLIDVPLEDRPRLRQLGVQLTRPDGSMTVEQLKQAADDYLWPFIEKRMAQPGDDLFSRILSEPVGGRPWTVDEARRMCRNLLFGGLDTVAAMIGMVALHLARHPEDQRLLRERPDLIPAAADELMRRYPTVAVSRNAVADVDADGVTIRKGDLVYLPSVLHNLDPASFEAPEEVRFDRGLAPIRHTTMGVGAHRCVGAGLARMEVIVFLREWLGGMPEFALAPDKAVTMKGGNVGACTALPLVWRA, encoded by the coding sequence ATGATACCGGCACACGTTCCGGCCGACCGGGTGGTCGATTTCGACATCTTCAATCCGCCGGGCGTGGAACAGGACTACTTCGCAGCCTGGAAGACCCTGCTCGATGGGCCGGGGCTGGTCTGGAGCACGGCCAACGGCGGGCACTGGATCGCCGCGCGTGGCGATGTGGTGCGCGAACTGTGGGGAGATGCGGAGCGGCTCTCCAGCCAGTGCCTTGCCGTTACGCCCGGCCTTGGCAAGGTCATGCAGTTCATCCCTCTCCAGCAGGACGGGGCGGAGCACAAGGCCTTCCGCACGCCGGTGATGAAGGGGCTCGCCTCGCGCTTCGTGGTGGCGCTCGAGCCGAAGGTCCAGGCGGTTGCGCGCAAACTCATGGAAAGCCTGCGCCCGCGCGGATCGTGCGATTTCGTCAGCGATTTTGCCGAGATCCTGCCCCTCAACATCTTTCTGACGCTGATCGACGTGCCGCTGGAAGACCGTCCGCGCCTGCGCCAGCTGGGCGTGCAGCTTACCCGCCCCGATGGCTCGATGACGGTGGAGCAATTGAAGCAGGCCGCCGACGACTACCTCTGGCCCTTCATCGAGAAGCGGATGGCCCAGCCGGGCGACGACCTGTTCAGCCGCATTCTCTCGGAACCGGTGGGCGGACGTCCGTGGACGGTCGACGAGGCGCGGCGGATGTGCCGCAACCTGCTGTTCGGCGGGCTTGATACCGTGGCCGCAATGATCGGCATGGTCGCGCTGCATCTTGCACGCCATCCCGAGGACCAGCGGCTTCTGCGGGAAAGGCCAGACCTGATCCCGGCGGCGGCCGACGAACTGATGCGCCGCTACCCGACCGTTGCCGTCAGCCGCAACGCGGTGGCCGATGTGGACGCCGATGGCGTTACCATCCGCAAGGGTGACCTCGTCTACCTGCCCAGCGTGCTGCACAACCTTGATCCGGCGAGTTTCGAGGCGCCCGAGGAAGTGCGCTTCGACCGGGGTCTCGCGCCGATCCGCCACACCACGATGGGGGTGGGTGCGCATCGTTGCGTCGGGGCGGGACTGGCGCGGATGGAGGTGATCGTGTTCCTGCGCGAATGGCTTGGCGGAATGCCCGAATTCGCGCTGGCCCCGGACAAGGCGGTGACGATGAAGGGGGGCAACGTCGGCGCTTGCACGGCGCTGCCTCTGGTCTGGCGGGCCTAG
- the queA gene encoding tRNA preQ1(34) S-adenosylmethionine ribosyltransferase-isomerase QueA produces MRVDLFDFELPSENIALRPARPRDSARLLGVGRDGPFRDLIVRDLPDLLNPGDVLVFNDTRVIPAQLEGQRGEARVGATLHKRIDLRRWQAFVRNAKRLREGDVIQFGAGVTATAEMRLPDGSWTLFFPGEEPVEVLLERAGRMPLPPYIAGKRPTDEQDREDYQTMFAAKDGAVAAPTAALHFTPSLMEALAARGVATETLTLHVGAGTFLPVKADDTQDHQMHAEWGTIDAATADRLNAARAAGKRVIAVGTTSLRLLESATGEDRVIRPFEGDTSIFITPGYTFRAIDGLMTNFHLPKSTLFMLVSALMGLDRMQAAYAHAIAGGYRFYSYGDSSLLLP; encoded by the coding sequence ATGCGCGTTGATCTCTTCGACTTCGAACTGCCGTCCGAAAACATCGCCCTGCGTCCGGCACGGCCTCGCGATTCCGCGAGGTTGCTTGGCGTCGGCCGCGATGGCCCGTTCCGCGATCTCATCGTGCGGGACCTGCCGGACCTGCTGAACCCCGGCGATGTTCTGGTGTTCAACGACACCCGCGTGATACCCGCACAGCTCGAAGGACAGCGCGGCGAAGCGCGGGTCGGCGCGACTCTGCACAAGCGCATCGACCTGCGCCGCTGGCAGGCCTTCGTGCGCAATGCCAAGCGCCTGCGCGAGGGCGACGTGATCCAGTTCGGGGCCGGTGTCACCGCAACCGCTGAAATGCGCCTGCCGGACGGAAGCTGGACGCTGTTCTTCCCGGGCGAGGAACCGGTGGAGGTTCTCCTCGAACGCGCTGGCCGCATGCCGCTGCCGCCCTATATCGCGGGCAAGCGGCCGACCGACGAGCAGGACCGCGAAGACTATCAGACGATGTTCGCGGCCAAGGACGGAGCGGTTGCCGCGCCAACCGCCGCGCTCCACTTCACCCCGTCGCTGATGGAAGCGCTGGCGGCGCGCGGCGTGGCAACCGAGACGCTGACGCTGCACGTGGGTGCTGGCACGTTCCTCCCGGTCAAGGCCGACGACACGCAGGACCACCAGATGCATGCCGAGTGGGGCACCATCGACGCTGCCACCGCAGATCGGCTCAACGCAGCCCGAGCCGCCGGCAAACGCGTGATCGCGGTCGGCACCACCAGCTTGCGCCTGCTCGAAAGCGCTACGGGAGAGGACCGGGTAATCCGTCCGTTCGAGGGCGACACTTCGATCTTCATTACCCCGGGATATACATTCCGCGCGATCGACGGGCTGATGACCAACTTCCACCTGCCCAAGTCGACCCTGTTCATGCTGGTCAGTGCGCTGATGGGTCTCGATCGCATGCAGGCAGCCTATGCCCACGCCATTGCCGGAGGCTACCGCTTCTACTCCTACGGGGATTCGAGCCTGCTCCTGCCATAA